The Tripterygium wilfordii isolate XIE 37 chromosome 4, ASM1340144v1, whole genome shotgun sequence genome has a window encoding:
- the LOC119996048 gene encoding xyloglucan endotransglucosylase/hydrolase protein 22-like, which produces MASSGSLGLLISLLVSVSIINFSVAGNFDQEFDIIWGDGRGKILNNGQILTLLLDRASGSGFRSKNEYLFGRIDMQLKLVPGNSAGTVTAYYMRSEGATWDEIDFEFLGNVTGQPYTVHTNVYSQGKGDREQQFHLWFDPTADFHTYSVIWNPQRIIYLVDGTPLREFKNLESIGVPFPKNQAMRIHSSLWNADDWATRGGLVKTDWSQAPFTASYRNFIADACVWSNGRSSCPANSLSRNAWFAHQVDGTNLQRLRWVQQNYMIYNYCTDLKRFPQGVPKECAWQ; this is translated from the exons ATGGCTTCCTCTGGTTCTCTTGGCCTACTAATTTCCTTGTTAGTTAGCGTTTCGATCATCAACTTTTCAGTTGCTGGCAACTTCGACCAAGAATTTGACATAATTTGGGGAGACGGGCGTGGTAAGATACTTAACAATGGTCAAATTTTAACACTTTTGCTTGACAGGGCCTCTGGTTCTGGCTTCCGATCCAAGAACGAGTATCTATTTGGCAGAATCGACATGCAACTTAAGCTTGTTCCTGGCAACTCTGCCGGCACCGTCACAGCCTATTAT ATGCGATCAGAAGGAGCAACATGGGATGAGATCGACTTTGAATTTCTAGGAAACGTAACTGGCCAGCCTTACACTGTTCACACCAATGTTTACAGCCAAGGCAAAGGTGACAGGGAGCAGCAGTTCCACTTATGGTTCGATCCAACCGCAGATTTCCACACCTATTCCGTTATTTGGAATCCCCAACGCATCAT aTACTTGGTAGATGGCACTCCTTTAAGAGAGTTCAAGAATTTGGAGTCAATTGGCGTTCCGTTCCCAAAGAACCAAGCCATGAGAATACACTCGAGTCTGTGGAACGCGGACGATTGGGCGACAAGAGGTGGGCTTGTCAAGACAGACTGGTCGCAAGCTCCCTTCACTGCCTCCTACAGGAATTTCATTGCAGATGCTTGTGTTTGGTCTAATGGTAGATCTTCTTGCCCTGCAAATTCGTTATCCCGAAATGCGTGGTTCGCGCACCAAGTGGACGGGACGAACCTGCAGAGGCTCAGATGGGTGCAGCAGAATTACATGATTTATAATTACTGTACCGACTTGAAGCGATTTCCTCAAGGTGTTCCTAAAGAATGTGCCTGGCAGTGA